In a single window of the Mauremys reevesii isolate NIE-2019 linkage group 3, ASM1616193v1, whole genome shotgun sequence genome:
- the NKX2-2 gene encoding homeobox protein Nkx-2.2: MSLTNTKTGFSVKDILDLPDTNDEEGSLVEGADEENEGSEPPKKSGVLGQNPLEGVQTLPLKNPFYDTSDNPYTRWLASTESIQYSLHGLASGNSQQDSASKSPDPSADESPDNDKEPSSAGESGKKRKRRVLFSKAQTYELERRFRQQRYLSAPEREHLASLIRLTPTQVKIWFQNHRYKMKRARAEKGMEVTPLPSPRRVAVPVLVRDGKPCHTLKAQDLAAATFQAGIPFSAYSAQSLQHMQYNAPYSSASNPQYPTAHHLVQAQQWTW; this comes from the exons ATGTCTTTGACCAACACAAAGACGGGGTTTTCTGTAAAGGACATCCTAGACCTCCCTGACACCAATGATGAAGAAGGATCCCTCGTTGAAGGAGCGGATGAAGAGAACGAGGGGTCGGAGCCACCCAAGAAATCCGGAGTTCTGGGGCAAAACCCACTGGAGGGGGTTCAGACTCTGCCTTTGAAAAACCCTTTCTATGATACCAGTGATAATCCCTACACGCGATGGCTGGCCAGCACGGAAAGCATCCAGTATTCCT TGCACGGGCTGGCCTCCGGCAACTCCCAGCAGGACTCCGCCAGCAAATCCCCCGACCCCTCGGCCGACGAGTCCCCGGACAACGACAAGGAGCCGTCCAGCGCCGGCGAGTCCGGCAAGAAGCGGAAGCGGCGGGTGCTCTTCTCCAAGGCGCAGACCTACGAGCTGGAGAGGCGGTTCCGACAGCAGCGGTACCTGTCGGCCCCCGAGCGGGAGCACCTGGCCAGCCTCATCCGCCTCACGCCCACCCAGGTGAAGATCTGGTTCCAGAACCACCGCTACAAGATGAAGCGGGCCCGGGCCGAGAAAGGTATGGAAGTgacgcctctcccctccccacgccgGGTAGCGGTGCCCGTCTTAGTCAGGGACGGCAAACCCTGCCACACGCTGAAAGCTCAGGACTTAGCCGCCGCCACTTTCCAGGCTGGGATCCCCTTCTCCGCCTATAGCGCCCAATCGCTTCAGCATATGCAATATAACGCCCCGTACAGCTCCGCCAGCAACCCCCAGTATCCGACAGCGCATCATTTGGTGCAGGCCCAACAATGGACTTGGTGA